The Macaca nemestrina isolate mMacNem1 chromosome 12, mMacNem.hap1, whole genome shotgun sequence genome contains a region encoding:
- the LOC105469726 gene encoding LOW QUALITY PROTEIN: uncharacterized protein (The sequence of the model RefSeq protein was modified relative to this genomic sequence to represent the inferred CDS: deleted 3 bases in 3 codons; substituted 1 base at 1 genomic stop codon), translating into MVGLVMERVPGGNTAFPTRFRGQALDAGQSQAVTLLLGVLQGGSRCMRGGWRECQLHATATGPGFSGLPRALPHPLNSPAHCYPTSTVGSLHARSVRPPSSVPSGTFTPHDNSRCCLGPWGIPGPSSHGVSSWHADQAGPMDLQLSLAAWGCPVGADTTSLPFGPLPRTHCLPGWGEGGREESGRFPSWRDSAGAGRCPGMTIPDSQSHLPGVGWGSLQRARPHSECRDEGSCGPRRWAKHRTGSLILSGVSGAPGQRHXAYWGQGWVEMGLSPKDLGRS; encoded by the exons ATGGTGGGACTGGTGATGGAGCGGGTGCCAGGAGGCAACACAGCCTTCCCCACCAGATTCAGAGGCCAGGCCCTCGATGCTGGGCAGAGCCAGGCTGTGACTCTGCTTCTTGGGGTGCTTCAAGGAGGGTCACGCTGCATGCGGGGTGGCTGGAGGGAGTGCCAGCTGCATGCCActgccactgggcctggcttcTCTGGACTCCCACGGGCACTGCCCCATCCTCTG AACAGCCCTGCCCACTGTTATCCCACAAGCACGGTCGGAAGTCTGCATGCCCGCTCTGTCCGGCCTCCGTCCTCTGTCCCCTCTGGGACTTTCACTCCTCATGACAACTCTAGGTGTTGTCTGGGCCCCTGGGGAATCCCCGGCCCTTCCAGCCATGGAGTCAGCTCCTGGCACGCGGATCAGGCTGGACCTATGGATCTGCAACTCAGCCTGGCAGCTTGGGGCTGCCCTGTGGGAGCCGACACGACCTCCCTTCCATTTGGCCCCCTTCCTAGGACCCACTGTTTGCcagggtggggagaa ggaggcagagaggaatCAGGGAGATTTCCATCCTGGAGGGACTCAGCCGGAGCAGGAAGGTGCCCAGGTATGACAATCCCAGACTCCCAGAGCCACCTGCCTGGTGTGGGGTGGGGAAGCCTCCAGAGAGCCCGTCCTCACAGTGAGTGCAGAGATGAAGGGTCCTGTGGACCAAGGCGGTGGGCCAAGCACAGAACAGGAAGCTTGATTCTGTCTGGTGTGTCAGGAGCTCCTGGGCAAAGACATTGAGCTTATTGGGGC CAAGGATGGGTAGAGATGGGGCTGAGTCCCAAGGACCTTGGACGGAGCTGA